A genomic segment from Gracilinanus agilis isolate LMUSP501 chromosome 1, AgileGrace, whole genome shotgun sequence encodes:
- the CEBPD gene encoding CCAAT/enhancer-binding protein delta — MSTALYSLDSPACYRNWSMEPANFYETNKGGGGGGPGGLGSSCKPGRGPLSGSEEHGGSGGGGGGAGGGGGGGGANLAELSAAAPAMYDDESAIDFSSYIDSMSSVPNLELCHDELFADLFNSNQKPDRGGGAGGGGASHASAGDYEYLPGHPAHSHPQAHKDFASAMASLLGAGTSASPPGALKQEPDWSDSDMSSSLLPSQIATCAQTIMNLSTAGQPTPPTSPEPSGCSSSSSCSSGRSPSAPQPQPPLLGKEKSGGSGGKKSLDRFSPEYRQRRERNNIAVRKSRDKAKKRNQEMQQKLVELSSENEKLHKKIEQLTRDLTSLRQFFKQLPSSSFLQAGTASSGIDCR, encoded by the coding sequence ATGAGCACCGCGCTCTACAGCCTCGACAGCCCGGCATGCTACAGAAACTGGTCTATGGAGCCGGCCAACTTCTACGAGACCAATaagggcggcggcggcggcggccctGGGGGTCTGGGATCCTCCTGCAAGCCCGGCCGGGGCCCCCTAAGCGGCAGCGAGGAGCACGGCGGCAGCGGTGGGGGCGGAGGAGGAGcgggaggcggcggcggcgggggcgGCGCTAACCTGGCGGAGCTGAGCGCGGCCGCCCCGGCCATGTACGACGACGAGAGCGCCATCGACTTCAGCTCCTATATCGACTCCATGTCCTCCGTGCCCAACCTGGAGCTGTGCCACGACGAGCTCTTCGCCGACCTCTTCAACAGCAATCAAAAGCCCGACCGCGGGGGTGGCGCGGGAGGCGGCGGGGCCAGCCACGCCAGCGCCGGGGACTACGAGTACCTGCCCGGGCACCCCGCGCACTCCCACCCCCAGGCGCATAAGGACTTCGCCAGCGCCATGGCCAGCCTCTTGGGCGCTGGCACCAGCGCGTCCCCGCCGGGGGCTCTGAAGCAGGAGCCCGACTGGAGCGACAGCGACATGTCGTCGTCCTTGCTGCCCTCGCAGATTGCCACCTGCGCGCAGACCATCATGAACCTGTCGACGGCCGGCCAGCCCACCCCGCCCACCTCCCCGGAGCCTTCGGGCTGTAGTTCCAGCTCCAGCTGTTCCAGCGGTCGCTCCCCCTCGGCGCCGCAGCCGCAGCCGCCACTTCTAGGCAAGGAGAAGAGCGGCGGAAGCGGCGGCAAGAAGTCTCTGGACCGGTTCAGTCCCGAATACCGGCAGCGGCGAGAGCGCAACAATATTGCCGTGCGCAAGAGTCGGGACAAGGCCAAGAAGCGCAACCAGGAGATGCAGCAGAAGCTGGTGGAGCTCTCCTCTGAAAACGAGAAGCTGCACAAGAAGATCGAGCAGCTGACCAGGGACTTAACAAGCCTGAGACAGTTTTTCAAACAGCTGCCcagttcttcctttctccaggccggCACAGCCTCCTCGGGCATTGACTGTCGGTAA